A window of Candidatus Sulfotelmatobacter sp. genomic DNA:
ACGTTGTCGTCGGCGAAGCAGCGCACCACCATCGCGACCGCGTCGGTCTCCCGAATGTGCGAGAGGAAGGCGTTGCCGAGCCCTTGACCGCTGGCAGCCCCCCGGACCAAGCCGGCGATGTCGACGAAACGCATCGTCGCGGGGACGATCTTCTCCGACGCGTTCAGCGCCGCGAGCGCGTCGAGCCGCCGGTCGGGCACCGGGACCTCGCCGACGTTCGGCTCGATGGTCGCGAACGGGTAGTTCGCTGCCAGCGCTTGCGCTGAACGCGTAAGCGCGTTGAAGATGGTCGACTTGCCCACGTTGGGAAGCCCGACGATACCGCACGACAATGCCACGGAGCGCCTTCGTACGCGGCACCGAAGGATTCGCCCTTGGACCTCCCGGAGTATGCGGGGATGCGGCAGATGAAGGTCGACAAGCTGGGGATCGATCTCCTCACGCACGACCCCGTCGTCATCCTGAAGGACCTCGAGGGCAAGCGCTACCTGCCGATCCTGATCGGCCCGTTCGAGGCGACGGCGATCGCCTTGGCGCTGGAAGGCACCTCGGTCCCGCGGCCGCTCTCGCACGATCTGATGCGCAACTTGCTCGAATCGCTCTCGGCCAAGCTCGAGCAGATCGTCATCCACGACATCAAAGAGTCGACGTTCTACGCCAAGCTCGTCGTTCGGACCAACGGCGACGTCCAGGAGATCGACGCGCGTCCGTCCGACGGGATCGCGCTGGCGCTGCGCATGCAAGCGCCGATCTTCGTCAGCGACAAGATCGCACTCGAGGAGACGGTCCCCGACAACAAACCGGCCGAGCCCGAAGAACAGCAAAAATTCAAGAAATTCATCGAAGAGCTCAAGCCCTCGGATTTCTTAGAATAGTGGACGTGGGCGGCGCGCTAGTCTAACGGCGCTCCGCCCCTGGCTCCGCGCCCCCCACGCTTCGCGTGGGGCCCCCGGACCGCCGCGCGCGGCGACATCGAGCCAAGGGGACGTTCCCCGAGGCCGCGCGCGAACTCGTCCCGCTCAGGCGGACTTTTTTGCTTTCGCGTCTTACCTTACGGCGCGATGTACACGACGACTGAACGGGCTGAGATCGGGGTCTATGGGGGCTCCGGGTTCTATTCGCTGATCGAGAATCCGCGTGAGGTTTGGGTCGAGACGCCCTACGGGTTGCCCTCGGACAAGATCGCGCTCGGCGAGATCGCCGGCAAGAAGGTGGCGTTTCTGCCGCGCCACGGCAAGGATCACCGCTACCCGCCGCAGTCGATCAACTACCGCGCCAACGCCTGGGCGATGAAGGCGCTGGGCGTGACCCGCATCATCGGCCCGACCGCCTGCGGCTCGCTGCAGCCGCACGTGAAGCCCGGCTCGATGGTCGTCGCCGACCAGATCGTCGATCGCACCACCGGCCGCAAAGACACGTTCTACGACGGCCCGATCACGACGCACGTCTCGTTCGCCGATCCGTACTGCCCGCAGCTTCGGCCGATCGCGATCGACGCGCTGCGCGGCCTGGGGATCGACACGCACGACCACGGCACGATCGTCATCATCCAAGGACCGCGCTTCTCGACGCGTGCCGAGTCGAAGTGGTTCAGCTCGCTGGGCTGGGAGGTCATCAACATGACCAACTACCCGGAGTCGTATCTCGCGCGCGAGCTCGAGATGTGCTACGTCAACATCTCGCTGATCACCGACTACGACGTCGGTCTGGAAGGCGCCGGCGGCATCCAGCCCGTCTCGCACGCCGAAGTGATGAAGGTGTTCGCCAGCAACAACGAGCGGGTGAAGGCGGGCATCTTCAAGATCATCGAGAGCATGCCGGCCGAGCGCAGCTGCTCGTGCGGCGACGCGTTGGCCGGCGCGCGCGGGTAAACGGCGCATCATGAAGCGCGCACCGCTGCCCGGCGTCGACCCGTCGATCTACCTCGCGGCGCTGCCGCTGCTGGTGCGCAACCCCTCGATCGTCATCGTGCCGCTGCTGATGGCGGTGATCGGGATCCTGGTCGGCCGCCTGTTCACGCCGGGCGGCGCCGACCTGGGCGGCATCACCGGGGGCATCCTGCAGCTGTTCGTGTTTCTGCTGATGCTGTTCGGCCTGGGCACGGCGTGCATCATCGCCGACGACGCCTGGCGTCACGGGCGCGCCTCGTTCGAGAACGGCTGGGTCGAAGCGCGCCGGCGCGCACCGGAGATCCTGATGGCCGCGATCGGCGTGAGCTTCGTGCTCGCGATCGGACAGTACGCGAGCGCGCTGCTCGGCGCGATCGGGTATCTGCTGTTGGCCGCGGCGGCCTTCTTCCTCATCTTCGCGATCCCGGCGGCCGCCGTCGGCGGCGTCCCCGGCGGCGCGGCGATCCAGGTCTCGATCGACCGGGTACGCGCGAACCCGCTCTCCGCGGCGCTCGCGACGATCGTCACCATCGGCCTGGTCATCGTGGTCACGCCGATCCTGACCGGGCTCGTGTTGACGTGGCTGGCGCCGTATCTGACCGGCTTTTCCGTCATCGGCTCGCTGATCGAAGCGGTGTTCCAGGCGATCTTCGTCAGCTACTCGGCGCTGATCGTCACCAAGAGCTACACCGACGCCGCCTTCGGCCGCCGTTTCTAGCCGCTTGCGCGATCCGCACGCGCCGGCGCGAGCGCCATTCGGACCAGGTCGGCGACCAGCGGCGGGCTGACGTTGGTGCGCGCGATCCGATCGGCGTCGCCCAGCGCGGTCAACAGCCGCACGTACGCGGCCGGCTCGCGAGCCGGGAGCTGCGCCAAGCGCGCGCGCTGATCGGCGGCGAGCAGCGGGACGCTGCCGCCGAGCTGCAGCGCGACGTAATCGCGCGCCAGCGTCTTGACGGTCTCGAGGCCGGCTTCGAGCGTCGGGCGCGTCGCCCAACCCGCGGCGTCGGCCGCCTCACCCCGCGCGGCGGCGAAGAACCACTCGACGGCGGCGTCGCGCGTCGCGCCTTCGCCTTCTTCGAGGAAGGCCAGCGCGCGCGTCGCGCTGCCGTTTGCCACCGCGGCGGCCTGCCGCGCGTCGTCGGGAGCGATGCCGGCGCGCAGCAGCACGTCAACGACCTCGTCTTGCGCCAGCGAGGGAAACGTCACTTCGACCAAGCGTGACTTGATCGTCGGCAGCACGCGGCCCGGCGCGTAGCTCGTCACGATCAGCACGACGCCGGCCGGCGGCTCCTCGAAGAACTTCAGCAGCGCGTTGGCGGCCTCACGCGTGAAGTCCGCGTCGCCGAGCACGAACACGCGCATCCCGCCGGCGTACGAGTGCAGCGAGAGCTGCCGGACCAGATCGCGCGCGGTCGGCTCGTCGCTGTCGTGAAAGCCGCTGCCGTCGCGCTCGCCGATCTTGAGTTGCCCCTGCGCTGCGTAGAAGTCCGGATGCGTTCCCGCCGCGAAGCGCGTGCAGCCGGTGCAATGACCGCACCAGCCGAGCAGCGTGCGCTTGGGGGTGACGCACAGCAGCGACTGCGCCAGCGCGCGCGCGAACGTCTTCTTCCCGACGCCCTGCGGACCGCTGAACAAGTAGCCGTGCGCGAGCGTGGCGGTCGTCAGGTGCTCGAAGAACGCGCGCGGACCGGCCGCGCCGATGACGTCGAAGGTGCCGTCGATCATGGGTGCGCGCTCGCGCGGCGCTGCTCGAGCACGGCGCGGGCGGCCGCCCGGACGTGGTCCGGCGGCGCCACGCCGTCGAGCACATGGATGCGCGGGAACCGCTTGGCCAGCGCGAGATAGCCCTCGCGCACGCGCTGGTGGAACGCGTCGTCCTCGCGCTCGAGACGGTCGGCGCCGCCGCGGGCGGCGACGCGCGCGCGAGAGAGCTCGACCGGGATGTCGAGCAGGAACGTGAGGTCCGGTGCGATGCGGCGCGTGGCGGCCAAGCAGATCTCCAGCAGCCCTTCCACGTCCAACCCGCGGCCGTACCCTTGATACGCAACGGTGGCGTCGAAGAAGCGGTCGCACAGCACGGTCGTCTCTGCCTTCAAGGCGGGCGCGATCCGTTCGGTGACGAGCTGCGCGCGCGAGGCGTTGACCAGCATCACCTCCGCCAGCGGATCGACCGTGTACCGCGGGTCGACGAACAGCGCGCGCACGGCGTCGCCGAACGGCGTCCCGCCGGGCTCGCGCGTCACGACGACCTCTTCGCCGCGGGCGCGCGCGTCGGCCGCCAGCGCCGCGATCAGGGTCGATTTCCCGGCCCCTTCGATTCCCTCGAACGTAACGAGCACGTTTGGCCGGTTCGCGTCCGGGGGGAACGGCGCCCCCATCGCGGGGAAACGAGCGGTTCCATGGAGCGCTACCGGGCGGTGGCGGCCCGCTTTGCCCGACGCCGCCTGCTCGCCATCGTCATCTCGTTCCCCGCAGCTCTGATCTTCGTCACCTTCGTCGGCGTGTTCACCGTGCCGGAAGCAGAGGCGTGCTTCGGGCTCGCCGCGCTGCTGACGCTGATCGTGCCGATCTACCAGACGATCGCGCTGCGCCGCGCACTGGCTCCCGTCCGCCGCGCGCTGACCGAAGGGGCCGGCGACGCACCTGCGATCGCCTCCCGCCTGCGCGGCCTGGTCCCGCACTTCGTGATCGCGTGGTTCCTCGCGTTCCTGGTGATCCCACTGATCGCGGTCCCGCTCGGAAACGGTCTGGTCGGCCTGCCCTCGGCGCAGAACCTGGTCGTCGGCGTGCTGGGGACGCTGCTGTGCTGGGCGATGTACGCCTCGCTGTTGAGCCTGGCGCTCGAAGAAGCGCTCGCGACCTGGGCGACCCTGACGGCCGAAGCGTTGCATGCTCAGCTGCCGCCGCCGCGGGTCACCGCCGGCGGGATCGCCGGCCGGATCATCCTGGTCGTCACCGTCACCGCGGTCTTCGTCACCACCGTCACCGGCGCGATCGCCGTCCGCGGCGAGAGCAACGATCGCACGCTGGCCTTCGCGCTGACGTGCGTCGTCGTGATCGCGTACGCGTTCTTCGCCGCGCGCTTCCTGGCCGACGCCATCGCCGCGCCGCTCGGCAAATTGGCGCGCGCGCTCGATCGCGTCGCCGACGGCGACTTCGAAGCGCTGTCCGAGCTGCGCACGCTCCCGCGCACTTCCCACGAAGTCGGGATCGTGCTGCACTCGCTGGCGGGCGCCGAAGCGTCGCTGCGCGAGGTCTCGCACGCGGCCGTGCGGCTGGCCGACGGCGACCTGGCGACCACGATCACGCCGCGCGGCGAAGGAGATTTCCTCACCGCGGCGCTCGCGCGGTTGCTCGGCGCCGTGCGCGACGTGCTGCGCGACGCACGCGGCGCCGCCGGCGCGCTCGACGCCGGCTCCGCCGACGCCGACGCGAACGCCGCCGAGCTGCGCGCGGTCAGCAGCGGCATCGCGGACGACCTCCAGGCGACCTCGGCCAGCGTCGAAGAGCTCGAACGCACGACGATCGAGGCCGGCGCCGCCAGCGTCGACGTCGCGCACGCGGTCAGCACCGTCCAAACCTCCGCCGACCGTCTCGAAGATCTGGTGCGCGACACCGCCGCCGCCCTGGAGCAACTCGCCAGCTCCGTCGAGCGCAGCGTCGAGATCGCCGGGACGATCCGCGCGCTCGCGCACACCGCCGAGGACGTCGCCACGCGGGCCGGCAACGCCCTCTCGGACGCGACCGGTTCCGGCGAACGCGCCGCCCTCGCCCTCGGCTCGACGCTCGAAGGGATCGAAGCCCTCCACGAAGCGTCCGAGCGGATCGGCGCGATCACCGAGACGATCGACGAGATCTCGGATCAGACGAACCTGCTGGCGCTCAACGCCGCGATCGAGGCGGCGCGCGCCGGCGACCACGGGCGCGGCTTCGCCGTCGTCGCCGACGAGATCCGCGGCCTGGCATCGCGCGCCGCGCAAGCCAACGCCGAGATCGCCGCCGTCGTGCGCGACGTGCAGCGCCGCACCGGCTCCGCCGTCGCTTCCACGCGCGAAGGCAACGAGGCCGCGCGCGCGGCACGCGCGGCAACCGGCGCCGCGTCGGACGCGCTCGGTGCGATTCGCCGCGACGTCGGCGAGGTCGCGCGCCGCCTGGACGACGTCGGTCACGCCAACGACGAGCAAAAGAGCACGACCGAGGCGCTGATGCGCGCCACGACGGCCGTCCGCGAGCAAGCCGCGCAGAACCGCACCGTCGCGGACAACCTCAGCGCCCTCGCCGAGCACCTCGCGCGCGCGGCCTCGGAAGGCGCCGACGCCTCCACGCACACCCGTTCCCGCGTGGCCGCGCTGGTGCAGGCCGGCGAGACCGTCGCCAGCGAGGCGGCCGCGCTGCTGCAGATGACCGGCACGCTGCGCGACGCCTCCGCCCGGCTCAACGCGGCGATCGCGCGCTTCCACGACGACCTGGTGCCGACGGCCGAGGTCGGCGCGTTGCGCGCGCCGACGGGCCAGCTCGCCCTGCGCTGAAAGAGCGGTACCCGGGCGCCGTCACTGCGGAACGAACGTACGCGCGCCGGCGTCGTACCGCAGGTGCAGGCGCCCGCCGGCCGCCGGTGAGATCAGCAGCGCGTTCGACGGTACGACGGGCGCGAAAGCGAAGCGCCGCACGCCGCGCCCGACCCAGACGTGCAGACGCGGCACCGGCGCGAAGTCGGCCGAAAATCCGGCCGGCAAGAAACTCGCGGTGACCACGTCCGCGGCGACGACGCCGTCGAGGGTCGCGGCCTGCAGCAGACCGACCAGCGCCGGCGTACGTGCGTCGTTGCGAACCTCGTAGTGCGCGGTGGGCGTCCCCGGCGCGAGATCCCCGGGGCCGAATCGCGTGCCGGAAAATGCGTAGCTGCGGCCGGGGAGTGCGCGTCGAACCACCGCATCGAGCGCCGGGCGCCGAGCGTCGCCGTTCGGTAGACGACCGCCGTACAGACCATAGCCGTCAGCCCATGCGACGCAGGACCGCGAACGGACGGGAAACCGCAGCCAGATCGCGCTGGGGTCGCTGGCCGCGCTGCAACGGGCAAGGAACACCTGTGCGCCGCTATCCGCCAGCGCGCTCGCACACGCCGGCGCGAACTCCACCACGAGTCGGTAGATTACCGGCACGGTCGCGAGCGGTGAAGTGCCCGCCGGCGTCGTACTCTCGGGGCGAGAGGGAGCACCGTCGGCGTGTGGTGACTCGCGAAGCGGCATCCGATCGACTGACCGAGCTGGTCCGGGTTATGACGGACCGGCGCCCGCGCGTCCTCGTGGTGACGGCGCCCGCCGGCTACGAGAAGAACGTGTTCGTCGCCCGGTGCTCCGCCGCGATCGGCGCGGGAACGGTCTGCGATCTGGGCGACGGCGCCGCTCCCGACGAGGTCGCCGGCGCGATCCTCGACGCGCTCGTCGCCGCCGACGTCTCGACCGCGTCGCGCAACGCCGTCGACCGGCTCGTCGCCGGCCGAACGGAGGGGACGACGCGCGAAACCCTGCGCCGGCTGTGGCCCTTCGCCGCGCGCGACGAGCTGGTCGTGCTCGACGACTGGGCCGGCAATCTCGCCACGCCGTCGGGTGCCGAGCTGTTCGCGGAGCTGGTCGCGACCGCGCACCCGCAGCGCCGGCTGGCCATCGTCGCGCGGCACACGCTGCCGCCGGCCCTGCACCATGCCCTGGCCGAGCTCGACGTGTTGGCGGTCGGCGAAGCGGAGCTGGCGCTCGCGGAAGCCGACCTCGCCGCCGAGGCCGCCGCGCTCGGCGTCGGCGAGGAGGCGGCCGCGGTGTCGGCGCTCACGCACGGCTGGCCGCTGGTCTCGCGCGCCTTCCTGCGGCTGCGTGCCGGCGGCGCGCCGGACGAACTGTACGAAGCGGCGGCGAAGCTCGACCGCGCCACGCTGCTGCCGTTCGTCGTGCATCGCAGCGTCGCCGCGCTCACGCCGCTCGCGCGCGATGCCCTGGCCGCCGCGGCGGTGCGGCGTGCCATCAGCCATCCGGACCTCATCCGCGTGCTCGGCGAGGAGTGCGACGACGCGATTTGGGCGACGCTTCAGGCGCTGCCGTTCGTCGCGACTTCCGGCGAGCGGATCGTGGTTCATCGCGTGGCGCGCACGGTGCTGCGCGAGCGGTTCGCCGTCGCCTTCGAGACGGCGTACGAACGCACGCTGCGTTCGCTGGTGGGTGACGGCCGCTACACCGAGGGAGCTCACGTCGCGCTCGACGTCGGCGACGGCACGCGGGCGGCGGCGATCATCGACGCCGCCCCGCCTTACACCACCGCGCCCGTCCCCTTGCGCGAGTATGTGCGTATCATCGATCGGCTCGACAAGACGCACATCACGCGGTTTCCGAACCTGTGGGTGGCGACGATCCCCTACCGCTGTTACGCCGTCGATGCGGCGACGTACGCGCGCGAGTCGGAGACGGTCTACTACTGCTTGCCGGCCGGTGCGCCAGCCGACCTGCGCGCGGCGACGCTGATGATCCTGGCCTCGGCGTACGTGAACCTCGGCCGTCTGAGCGAAGCCGACGCCCTGATCGAAGACGCGCTGCACGGATTCGCGGCCGAGCCGTCCACGGCGCGCGCCTCGCTGCTGAACTTCACCGCGTCCCTGCGCGGCATCGAAGGCCGCTTCGTCCTGGCCCGCGCGCTCGCCGCGCAGGCCGTCCAAATCTCGCGCGATCGCTTCGGCGAAAACCAGACGCTGCACTACATCGAGGCGCACGAGGCGGCGTATCGAGGACGGTTCGACCGGGTCACCGTCATCATCGACGAGCTGCTGCGGAGGCGGCGCGACGAGGAGCTGCCGCTGTACCTCGCCTACGTCGCGATGAATGGCGCCGTGTTCGCGTGGGTGAACGGCGACGACGCGGCGTTCGACCGCTACGAGACGATCTTCGAGAACACGCTCACGCCCGCGATCGAGGTCGGCATGGCGCCGCTCGTGGACGCCGCGCGCGGACGCCCGGTGCGCTTGCCGGAGGAGAACGCCTGGCCGCTGATCGCGGCCGGCGCACAGCTGTATCGAATCGGCCACGCGGCGAGCGCCGACGATGCGCTCGACGCGGCGCGCCAGGCGGCGCGCGCGGCGGATCGTCGCGGAGAGCCGTACTTCCGACTGCTGGCGTACGTCGCGCTGTTCGAGTTGGGCGACGAGACGGAGCGCGAACAGGCGCGCGCCGCGATCGGCGCGATCGCATCGGCCGTCGAAAGCCCCGAGCTCCAGGCCGCCGTCGGCGGCCTGTTCGCCGGCGGCGACCTCGGGATGCTCGATGCCTACGTTCGCCGGCGCGTCCGGCGCGAGCGCGTCAGCCGCGAGCCGCACGTCGCGATCGAGCTGTTGGCCGGACGCGTCACGCGCGACGGAGCGGACGTGCCGTTCAGCGACAAAGAGTTCGAGCTGCTCACGCTGCTGGCGGCGACGCCGGGACCGGTCAGCCGCGACCGCATCGGCGAGGCGCTGTGGGACCACCTCGATCCCGAAGAATGGGCGAACAATCTCAAGGTGACGATCTACCGCATCCGTACGCGCTTGGGGCGCCGCGACGCGATCGTCGCGGACGGCGGCCGGCACCGCCTCGCACCGACGATCGAGATCGACCTGCGGCGCGCCGAGACGCTGGTGCGCGGCCGGTCGAGCACGCTCGACGACGACGTCCGCCGCGCGTTGCAAACGATCGTCGATACCCATCGCAACGGCATAGCTTCTCGCTATGAGCGGTACGCCTGGTCGCACCAGCTCGTCGCGCGCATCGCGGAGGTCGTGGGCACGGCGGCGGCCACACTCGCCGCGGACGCGCTGGCACGGGGGGCGACCGCCGAGGCACTGACACACGCGAGCTACGCCTCCGGGATCGACCCGCTCGACGAACGCGCCTGCGAGGCCACCATCCGTGCCCATCTCGCGGCCGGCGACCGAGATGCCGCCCGCCGCGAGCTCGCTCGTTACGGAACCTC
This region includes:
- a CDS encoding bifunctional nuclease family protein, with product MDLPEYAGMRQMKVDKLGIDLLTHDPVVILKDLEGKRYLPILIGPFEATAIALALEGTSVPRPLSHDLMRNLLESLSAKLEQIVIHDIKESTFYAKLVVRTNGDVQEIDARPSDGIALALRMQAPIFVSDKIALEETVPDNKPAEPEEQQKFKKFIEELKPSDFLE
- a CDS encoding S-methyl-5'-thioadenosine phosphorylase, with the translated sequence MYTTTERAEIGVYGGSGFYSLIENPREVWVETPYGLPSDKIALGEIAGKKVAFLPRHGKDHRYPPQSINYRANAWAMKALGVTRIIGPTACGSLQPHVKPGSMVVADQIVDRTTGRKDTFYDGPITTHVSFADPYCPQLRPIAIDALRGLGIDTHDHGTIVIIQGPRFSTRAESKWFSSLGWEVINMTNYPESYLARELEMCYVNISLITDYDVGLEGAGGIQPVSHAEVMKVFASNNERVKAGIFKIIESMPAERSCSCGDALAGARG
- a CDS encoding DNA polymerase III subunit, with the translated sequence MIDGTFDVIGAAGPRAFFEHLTTATLAHGYLFSGPQGVGKKTFARALAQSLLCVTPKRTLLGWCGHCTGCTRFAAGTHPDFYAAQGQLKIGERDGSGFHDSDEPTARDLVRQLSLHSYAGGMRVFVLGDADFTREAANALLKFFEEPPAGVVLIVTSYAPGRVLPTIKSRLVEVTFPSLAQDEVVDVLLRAGIAPDDARQAAAVANGSATRALAFLEEGEGATRDAAVEWFFAAARGEAADAAGWATRPTLEAGLETVKTLARDYVALQLGGSVPLLAADQRARLAQLPAREPAAYVRLLTALGDADRIARTNVSPPLVADLVRMALAPARADRASG
- the tmk gene encoding dTMP kinase, yielding MLVTFEGIEGAGKSTLIAALAADARARGEEVVVTREPGGTPFGDAVRALFVDPRYTVDPLAEVMLVNASRAQLVTERIAPALKAETTVLCDRFFDATVAYQGYGRGLDVEGLLEICLAATRRIAPDLTFLLDIPVELSRARVAARGGADRLEREDDAFHQRVREGYLALAKRFPRIHVLDGVAPPDHVRAAARAVLEQRRASAHP
- a CDS encoding methyl-accepting chemotaxis protein, whose product is MERYRAVAARFARRRLLAIVISFPAALIFVTFVGVFTVPEAEACFGLAALLTLIVPIYQTIALRRALAPVRRALTEGAGDAPAIASRLRGLVPHFVIAWFLAFLVIPLIAVPLGNGLVGLPSAQNLVVGVLGTLLCWAMYASLLSLALEEALATWATLTAEALHAQLPPPRVTAGGIAGRIILVVTVTAVFVTTVTGAIAVRGESNDRTLAFALTCVVVIAYAFFAARFLADAIAAPLGKLARALDRVADGDFEALSELRTLPRTSHEVGIVLHSLAGAEASLREVSHAAVRLADGDLATTITPRGEGDFLTAALARLLGAVRDVLRDARGAAGALDAGSADADANAAELRAVSSGIADDLQATSASVEELERTTIEAGAASVDVAHAVSTVQTSADRLEDLVRDTAAALEQLASSVERSVEIAGTIRALAHTAEDVATRAGNALSDATGSGERAALALGSTLEGIEALHEASERIGAITETIDEISDQTNLLALNAAIEAARAGDHGRGFAVVADEIRGLASRAAQANAEIAAVVRDVQRRTGSAVASTREGNEAARAARAATGAASDALGAIRRDVGEVARRLDDVGHANDEQKSTTEALMRATTAVREQAAQNRTVADNLSALAEHLARAASEGADASTHTRSRVAALVQAGETVASEAAALLQMTGTLRDASARLNAAIARFHDDLVPTAEVGALRAPTGQLALR
- a CDS encoding BTAD domain-containing putative transcriptional regulator — its product is MTDRRPRVLVVTAPAGYEKNVFVARCSAAIGAGTVCDLGDGAAPDEVAGAILDALVAADVSTASRNAVDRLVAGRTEGTTRETLRRLWPFAARDELVVLDDWAGNLATPSGAELFAELVATAHPQRRLAIVARHTLPPALHHALAELDVLAVGEAELALAEADLAAEAAALGVGEEAAAVSALTHGWPLVSRAFLRLRAGGAPDELYEAAAKLDRATLLPFVVHRSVAALTPLARDALAAAAVRRAISHPDLIRVLGEECDDAIWATLQALPFVATSGERIVVHRVARTVLRERFAVAFETAYERTLRSLVGDGRYTEGAHVALDVGDGTRAAAIIDAAPPYTTAPVPLREYVRIIDRLDKTHITRFPNLWVATIPYRCYAVDAATYARESETVYYCLPAGAPADLRAATLMILASAYVNLGRLSEADALIEDALHGFAAEPSTARASLLNFTASLRGIEGRFVLARALAAQAVQISRDRFGENQTLHYIEAHEAAYRGRFDRVTVIIDELLRRRRDEELPLYLAYVAMNGAVFAWVNGDDAAFDRYETIFENTLTPAIEVGMAPLVDAARGRPVRLPEENAWPLIAAGAQLYRIGHAASADDALDAARQAARAADRRGEPYFRLLAYVALFELGDETEREQARAAIGAIASAVESPELQAAVGGLFAGGDLGMLDAYVRRRVRRERVSREPHVAIELLAGRVTRDGADVPFSDKEFELLTLLAATPGPVSRDRIGEALWDHLDPEEWANNLKVTIYRIRTRLGRRDAIVADGGRHRLAPTIEIDLRRAETLVRGRSSTLDDDVRRALQTIVDTHRNGIASRYERYAWSHQLVARIAEVVGTAAATLAADALARGATAEALTHASYASGIDPLDERACEATIRAHLAAGDRDAARRELARYGTSLRRELGSEPPAHLVELVRPV